From Mytilus edulis chromosome 9, xbMytEdul2.2, whole genome shotgun sequence, the proteins below share one genomic window:
- the LOC139490204 gene encoding uncharacterized protein produces MLPFLSKLKSIRSGNRSAVTKLIRKIDAAKQDTDFDPEELTATFENLLQKQKILNNLNEQILNLAEAEDIESEILDSDEYCITLETKIRHIRNFVQDTHTTSKTRQSETSSQILNVDSQPFVSANLTENSCTQSSQNPFSQASNTVSTNVNSYTSASSQNHYLPKLTLPIFTGNILDWQTFWDSYECAIHLNPSLTDVQKFNYLKAQLQNEALRTIAGFALTNANYADAIVLLKERFGQTHKITQAYMQALLEITPPRNNLVSLRHFYDQMETYVRGLESLGQSQDSYGTLLVPIILSKLPGEIKKNLAREHGTENWLLRDLRKSICNEINIIDAGQDTETSDNLSSASSFFTGTKWIKPPNQTLDTRHTHQNLQYKPCVFCHDLHAPAHCTNVSDLETRMDIVKREQLCFNCLGTHRIHECYSNQFCRICNKRHHTSLCTDNPFNSNIVHDNDTSRHIQQNANDSPQNTNFPISNGHLQNSPNLNQTSVNIVNDTNQKEEDTTILHSSSNDVRTHVLLKTAVAPVWSDNLCIDTHILFDEGSQRSFVTEDLARKLNLHTEGIEILQLSSFGDRNKNVRHLDKSTVFVESNAGQKIPIHVLIVPMIAVPLQNNIRHINRGLNYLRGLKLAHPVTQEESFEISLLIGADYYWDLVENEVVRGNGPTAVKSKLGFLLSGSIRDKSEHAFICTNILSILVSHKPEEHDIKTSLNTTHRRTQSRRLASAKVRKKIRKRTNYQS; encoded by the coding sequence atgctaccatttctAAGCAAGCTCAAATCGATAAGATCCGGGAACAGAAGTGCTGTTACAAAACTTATTCGGAAGATAGATGCAGCGAAGCAAGATACAGATTTCGATCCAGAAGAGTTGACCGCAACATTTGAAAACCTTCTCCAGAAGCAAAAGATACTGAACAACTTGAACGAGCAGATACTCAACCTAGCGGAAGCAGAAGATATTGAAAGTGAAATTCTAGATTCAGATGAGTATTGTATTACGTTAGAAACCAAAATCAGACACATAAGAAATTTTGTTCAagatactcataccacatcaaaGACACGTCAGAGTGAAACTTCATCCCAGATATTAAATGTTGACTCTCAACCGTTCGTCTCAGCAAACCTGACAGAAAACTCGTGCACGCAGTCGTCACAAAATCCATTCTCTCAAGCTAGTAACACAGTGAGTACTAATGTAAATTCGTATACATCCGCAAGCAGTCAGAATCATTACTTACCCAAACTCACACTTCCGATATTCACAGGGAATATATTAGATTGGCAAACTTTCTGGGATTCGTATGAATGCGCCATACATTTAAACCCTTCATTGACCGATGTCCAGAAATTTAATTACCTCAAAGCGCAGTTACAGAATGAAGCATTACGCACCATAGCTGGTTTTGCGCTTACTAATGCAAACTACGCAGACGCCATTGTTTTGTTGAAGGAGAGATTCGGGCAAACACACAAAATTACACAAGCGTACATGCAAGCTTTATTAGAAATTACACCGCCAAGAAATAATCTTGTCAGTTTGAGACACTTTTATGATCAAATGGAAACTTACGTAAGAGGGCTAGAATCTTTAGGCCAATCACAAGATTCTTATGGAACATTACTTGTGCCAATCATTTTGAGTAAGTTACCgggagaaattaaaaaaaaccttgccCGTGAACATGGAACAGAAAACTGGTTATTACGAGACCTCCGGAAAAGTATttgcaatgaaataaacataattgacgcGGGACAAGACACTGAAACTTCTGACAATTTATCAAGTGCATCGTCTTTCTTTACCGGGACAAAATGGATAAAACCACCAAACCAAACTCTAGATACGAGACATACACACCAGAATTTGCAATATAAACCTTGTGTATTCTGTCACGATTTACACGCACCAGCGCATTGCACGAATGTATCTGATCTAGAAACACGCATGGATATTGTAAAACGCGAACAATTGTGTTTCAACTGTCTAGGTACACACCGTATACACGAATGTTATTCAAATCAGTTTTGCCGCATTTGCAATAAAAGACATCACACAAGTCTGTGTACCGATAACCCATTTAACAGCAACATTGTCCATGATAATGACACCAGCAGACATATCCAGCAAAATGCAAATGACAGCCCACAGAACACGAATTTTCCTATTAGCAATGGACATTTACAGAACTCACCAAATTTGAATCAGACATctgtaaatattgtaaatgatacaaaTCAGAAAGAAGAGGACACTACAATTCTACACTCCTCGTCAAATGACGTACGCACGCATGTACTTTTGAAAACTGCCGTCGCACCAGTATGGTCAGACAACTTATGTATAGATACCCATATACTTTTTGACGAGGGATCACAGCGATCATTTGTGACCGAAGATTTAGCAAGAAAACTTAATTTACATACAGAGGGAATTGAAATTCTACAATTATCGTCATTTGGAGATAGAAACAAAAACGTACGACATTTAGATAAATCAACAGTGTTCGTAGAATCAAATGCAGGACAGAAAATACCGATACACGTTCTAATTGTACCAATGATTGCCGTACCTTTGCAGAACAATATTCGCCACATCAACAGAGGACTTAATTATTTACGGGGACTTAAGTTAGCACATCCAGTAACACAGGAAGAGTCTTTCGAAATATCGTTATTAATCGGAGCAGACTACTACTGGGACTTAGTCGAGAATGAAGTCGTAAGAGGAAATGGTCCAACCGCCGTAAAGTCAAAGTTAGGTTTCTTACTTTCCGGTTCAATAAGGGACAAAAGCGAACACGCATTTATATGTACCAACATATTAAGCATTCTTGTTTCGCACAAACCAGAGGAACACGATATAAAAACCTCTCTAAACACAACACACAGAAGGACTCAATCTAGACGATTAGCAAGTGCCAAGGTCCGGAAGAAGATACGGAAGCGTACGAATTACCAATCATAG